Proteins encoded in a region of the Acomys russatus chromosome 14, mAcoRus1.1, whole genome shotgun sequence genome:
- the Aasdhppt gene encoding L-aminoadipate-semialdehyde dehydrogenase-phosphopantetheinyl transferase isoform X1, whose amino-acid sequence MVFPAKRLCLVPSMEGVRWAFSCGTWLPSRAEWLLAVRSIQPEEKERIGQFVFARDAKAALAGRLMIRKLVAEKLNIPWDHIRLQRTSKGKPVLAKDSMNPYPNFNFNISHQGDFAVLAAEPELQVGIDVMKTSFPGGRGSISEFFHIMKRKFTSKEWETIRSFNDEWTQLDMFYRHWALKESFIKAIGVGLGFEMQRLEFDISPLNLDIGQVYKETRLFLDGEEEKEWAFEESKIDQHHFVAVALRNPDGSRYQNSSYQDDPKPSQREFTILNFNDLISSAIPMTPEDPSFWDCFCFTEEILIRNGTKS is encoded by the exons ATGGTTTTCCCCGCTAAGCGACTGTGCCTGGTGCCATCCATGGAGGGCGTTCGCTGGGCCTTCTCCTGCGGCACCTGGCTACCAAGTCGAGCCGAATGGCTGCTGGCGGTTCGATCGATCCAGCCCGAGGAGAAGGAGCGCATCGGCCAGTTCGTGTTTGCCCGTGACGCCAAGGCGGCCTTG GCTGGCCGTCTGATGATAAGGAAATTAGTTGCAGAGAAATTGAACATCCCTTGGGATCATATTCGTCTGCAAAGAACTTCAAAAGGAAAGCCGGTCCTTGCAAAAGACTCGATGAATCCCTATCCCAATTTCAACTTTAACATCTCTCATCAAGGGGACTTTGCAGTTCTTGCTGCAGAACCTGAGCTACAAGTTGGCATTGACGTGATGAAGACTAGTTTTCCAGGTG GTCGTGGTTCAATTTCAGAATTCTTTCATATTATGAAAAGAAAGTTTACCAGCAAGGAGTGGGAAACAATCAGAAGTTTTAATGATGAATGGACTCAGCTGGATATGTTTTACCGCCATTGG gcACTGAAAGAAAGCTTCATAAAAGCCATTGGTGTTGGATTGGGATTCGAAATGCAGCGGCTTGAATTTGATATATCTCCATTAAACTTGGATATAGGCCAGGTTTATAAGGAAACACGTTTGTTTTTggatggggaagaagaaaaagaatgggcCTTTGAG gaaaGCAAAATTGATCAACACCATTTTGTTGCAGTGGCTCTTAGGAATCCTGATGGATCTAGGTATCAAAAT aGTTCATATCAAGATGATCCTAAACCATCCCAGAGGGAGTTTACCATTCTTAACTTCAATGATTTGATATCATCTGCTATTCCTATGACACCTGAGGATCCTTCATTTTGGGACTGTTTTTGCTTCACAGAAGAAATTCTAATACGAAATGGTACCAAGTCATGA
- the Aasdhppt gene encoding L-aminoadipate-semialdehyde dehydrogenase-phosphopantetheinyl transferase isoform X2 translates to MVFPAKRLCLVPSMEGVRWAFSCGTWLPSRAEWLLAVRSIQPEEKERIGQFVFARDAKAALAGRLMIRKLVAEKLNIPWDHIRLQRTSKGKPVLAKDSMNPYPNFNFNISHQGDFAVLAAEPELQVGIDVMKTSFPGRGSISEFFHIMKRKFTSKEWETIRSFNDEWTQLDMFYRHWALKESFIKAIGVGLGFEMQRLEFDISPLNLDIGQVYKETRLFLDGEEEKEWAFEESKIDQHHFVAVALRNPDGSRYQNSSYQDDPKPSQREFTILNFNDLISSAIPMTPEDPSFWDCFCFTEEILIRNGTKS, encoded by the exons ATGGTTTTCCCCGCTAAGCGACTGTGCCTGGTGCCATCCATGGAGGGCGTTCGCTGGGCCTTCTCCTGCGGCACCTGGCTACCAAGTCGAGCCGAATGGCTGCTGGCGGTTCGATCGATCCAGCCCGAGGAGAAGGAGCGCATCGGCCAGTTCGTGTTTGCCCGTGACGCCAAGGCGGCCTTG GCTGGCCGTCTGATGATAAGGAAATTAGTTGCAGAGAAATTGAACATCCCTTGGGATCATATTCGTCTGCAAAGAACTTCAAAAGGAAAGCCGGTCCTTGCAAAAGACTCGATGAATCCCTATCCCAATTTCAACTTTAACATCTCTCATCAAGGGGACTTTGCAGTTCTTGCTGCAGAACCTGAGCTACAAGTTGGCATTGACGTGATGAAGACTAGTTTTCCAG GTCGTGGTTCAATTTCAGAATTCTTTCATATTATGAAAAGAAAGTTTACCAGCAAGGAGTGGGAAACAATCAGAAGTTTTAATGATGAATGGACTCAGCTGGATATGTTTTACCGCCATTGG gcACTGAAAGAAAGCTTCATAAAAGCCATTGGTGTTGGATTGGGATTCGAAATGCAGCGGCTTGAATTTGATATATCTCCATTAAACTTGGATATAGGCCAGGTTTATAAGGAAACACGTTTGTTTTTggatggggaagaagaaaaagaatgggcCTTTGAG gaaaGCAAAATTGATCAACACCATTTTGTTGCAGTGGCTCTTAGGAATCCTGATGGATCTAGGTATCAAAAT aGTTCATATCAAGATGATCCTAAACCATCCCAGAGGGAGTTTACCATTCTTAACTTCAATGATTTGATATCATCTGCTATTCCTATGACACCTGAGGATCCTTCATTTTGGGACTGTTTTTGCTTCACAGAAGAAATTCTAATACGAAATGGTACCAAGTCATGA